From Luteococcus japonicus, one genomic window encodes:
- a CDS encoding ABC transporter permease — MRWLGENLGLVGRLSLAHLSMTLPAVALSFLFALPVAWLATRWRPGRAGLVALSGLVYAIPSLPLFVVLPMLIGTTVRDRWNVIAALTLYGFALMVRSATDGLDAVGDGPRLSAMAMGYGALRRFVTVELPLAGPALLAGLRVVAVSTVSLVTVSALLGVASLGQLFTDGFQRGILAEVLTGILATVLVAWLLDALLQALGWLLLPWTRRQKGAAT; from the coding sequence ATGAGGTGGCTCGGGGAGAACCTCGGCCTGGTGGGCCGCCTGAGCCTCGCCCACCTGTCGATGACACTTCCGGCCGTCGCCCTCAGCTTCCTGTTCGCCCTCCCGGTGGCGTGGCTGGCGACCCGCTGGCGCCCGGGACGGGCGGGGCTCGTCGCCCTGTCCGGCCTGGTCTATGCCATCCCCTCACTTCCACTGTTCGTCGTGCTGCCCATGCTGATCGGCACCACGGTGCGTGACCGGTGGAATGTGATCGCGGCCCTGACCCTCTACGGTTTCGCCCTGATGGTGCGCTCGGCAACCGACGGGCTGGACGCCGTCGGGGACGGGCCGCGCCTGTCGGCAATGGCCATGGGCTACGGCGCCCTGCGACGCTTCGTCACCGTCGAACTGCCGCTGGCCGGGCCCGCCCTGCTGGCCGGCCTTCGCGTGGTGGCGGTCAGCACCGTCAGCCTGGTCACGGTCAGCGCCCTGCTCGGCGTGGCCAGCCTGGGCCAGTTGTTCACCGACGGCTTCCAGCGCGGCATCCTCGCGGAGGTGCTGACGGGCATTCTGGCCACCGTCCTGGTGGCCTGGCTGCTCGACGCACTCCTGCAGGCCCTGGGCTGGCTGCTCCTCCCCTGGACCCGCAGGCAGAAGGGGGCGGCGACGTGA
- the argS gene encoding arginine--tRNA ligase has protein sequence MSSLPSQLTERVQAVTGTDPEMRPATKPQFGHFQSNVALRLAKTEGKPPREVAAAIVEKLDLEDLCEPLEIAGPGFINFRIKADVLASTASELLADEHAGIAQVANPQRVVIDYSAPNAAKQMHVGHLRSTIIGDCFNRVLSAQGNVVIPQNHIGDWGRQFGMLVEQTIDEGLDLDALDLAGAEALYMRANAHLKSDEAFATRSRDRVVKLQAGDPETLAMWEKLIAISKAGFEHTYQRLGVLLQPKDYAGESMYNNMLPAVCEDLEARGIAKVDQGALAVFVDGYEAPAIMRNSQGGYGYDVTDVAALRYRVGELHANRLIYVVGSEQTHHFKLIFGVCRKAGYLPDEVRAEHVGYGMVLGTDGKKFSTREGTAVHLDDLLDEAEQQAAPNIALAAIKYADLSSGLQKDYTFDAERMTATTGDTGPYLQYAHARICQIMRKAEAEQVEVPDTITTLDEPAEQQLALLLSRFGEVVADVAETLQPHKLCGYLYELAGAYSTFYEQCPVMKSEGEVRASRLALCSATRKVLAKGLYLLGMDAPERM, from the coding sequence ATGTCTTCACTGCCCTCACAGCTCACCGAGCGGGTCCAGGCCGTCACCGGCACCGATCCGGAGATGCGTCCCGCCACCAAGCCGCAGTTCGGTCACTTCCAGTCGAATGTCGCGTTGCGCCTGGCCAAGACCGAGGGCAAGCCGCCGCGAGAGGTGGCCGCCGCCATCGTCGAGAAGCTTGATCTTGAAGACCTGTGTGAGCCGCTGGAGATCGCCGGGCCCGGCTTCATCAACTTCCGGATCAAGGCCGACGTCCTGGCCTCCACGGCCAGTGAGCTGCTGGCCGACGAGCACGCCGGCATCGCCCAGGTTGCCAACCCGCAGCGCGTCGTCATCGACTACTCGGCGCCCAATGCCGCCAAGCAGATGCACGTCGGCCACCTGCGCAGCACCATCATCGGCGACTGCTTCAACCGGGTGCTGAGCGCGCAGGGCAATGTCGTCATCCCGCAGAACCACATCGGCGACTGGGGCCGGCAGTTCGGCATGCTCGTCGAGCAGACCATCGACGAGGGTCTTGATCTCGATGCTCTTGATCTTGCTGGCGCTGAGGCGCTGTACATGCGCGCCAATGCGCACCTCAAGAGCGACGAGGCCTTCGCCACCCGTTCGCGTGACCGCGTGGTCAAGCTGCAGGCGGGTGACCCGGAGACCCTGGCCATGTGGGAGAAGTTGATCGCCATCTCCAAGGCCGGCTTCGAGCACACCTACCAGCGGTTGGGTGTCCTGCTGCAGCCCAAGGACTACGCGGGGGAGAGCATGTACAACAACATGCTTCCCGCCGTCTGCGAGGACCTGGAGGCCCGCGGGATCGCCAAGGTGGACCAGGGCGCGCTGGCCGTCTTCGTCGACGGCTACGAGGCCCCCGCCATCATGCGCAATTCCCAGGGTGGCTATGGCTATGACGTCACCGACGTGGCGGCGCTGCGCTATCGCGTCGGGGAGCTCCACGCGAACCGGTTGATCTACGTCGTGGGCTCCGAGCAGACCCACCACTTCAAGTTGATCTTCGGTGTCTGCCGCAAGGCCGGCTACCTGCCCGACGAGGTCCGGGCCGAGCACGTCGGCTACGGCATGGTGCTGGGTACCGACGGCAAGAAGTTCTCCACCCGTGAGGGCACCGCCGTGCACCTGGACGACCTGCTGGACGAGGCCGAGCAGCAGGCCGCGCCCAACATTGCCCTGGCCGCCATCAAGTACGCGGACCTGTCCTCCGGCCTGCAGAAGGACTACACCTTCGACGCCGAGCGGATGACCGCCACCACCGGCGACACCGGCCCCTACCTGCAGTACGCGCACGCGCGGATCTGCCAGATCATGCGCAAGGCCGAGGCGGAGCAGGTGGAGGTCCCGGATACCATCACCACCCTCGACGAGCCGGCCGAACAGCAGCTCGCACTGCTGCTGAGCCGCTTCGGGGAGGTCGTCGCCGACGTTGCGGAGACCCTGCAGCCCCACAAGCTGTGCGGCTACCTCTACGAGCTGGCCGGCGCCTACTCCACCTTCTACGAGCAGTGCCCGGTGATGAAGAGCGAGGGTGAGGTGCGCGCCTCGCGCCTGGCCCTGTGCTCCGCCACCCGCAAGGTGTTGGCCAAGGGGCTCTACCTGCTGGGAATGGACGCGCCCGAGCGGATGTGA
- a CDS encoding ABC transporter ATP-binding protein: MGTAANDGSGMGIEFEHVSKQYPDGTMAVEDFSLTVPTGRTTVLVGSSGCGKTTLLRMVNRMVAPTDGRVLIDDEDIAGQDAVKLRRRIGYVMQNSGLLPHRRVVDNIATVPRLNGVAKREAQAKALELMDLVGLDRAMAHRWPAQLSGGQQQRVGVARALASDPNILLMDEPFGAVDPLVRAELQAWMRKIQQDLHKTVLFVTHDIAEAIALGDQIVLLQKGGQVAQAGTPAELVANPANDFVASFLGLDRGELDLHLQEGPHGTLVVDSLGRPAGRLAPSGASVPGSGGRG; encoded by the coding sequence ATGGGAACAGCAGCCAACGACGGGAGTGGCATGGGCATCGAGTTCGAGCACGTCTCGAAGCAGTACCCAGACGGCACCATGGCGGTGGAGGACTTCAGCCTCACGGTCCCCACCGGCCGCACCACGGTGCTGGTGGGGTCATCGGGCTGCGGCAAGACGACGCTGCTGCGGATGGTCAACCGGATGGTGGCACCCACGGATGGCCGGGTGCTGATCGACGACGAGGACATCGCGGGCCAGGACGCCGTGAAGCTGCGCCGACGGATCGGCTACGTGATGCAGAACTCCGGCCTGCTCCCCCATCGTCGAGTGGTGGACAACATCGCGACGGTGCCCCGCCTCAACGGCGTCGCCAAGCGGGAGGCACAGGCCAAGGCCCTGGAGCTGATGGACCTGGTGGGCCTGGACCGCGCAATGGCGCACCGCTGGCCCGCGCAACTGTCCGGCGGCCAGCAACAGCGGGTGGGCGTGGCCAGAGCCCTTGCCAGCGACCCGAACATCCTGCTGATGGACGAGCCCTTCGGAGCCGTCGACCCCCTCGTCAGAGCCGAACTGCAGGCGTGGATGCGGAAGATTCAGCAGGACCTGCACAAGACCGTCCTGTTCGTCACCCATGACATTGCCGAGGCCATCGCCCTGGGCGACCAGATCGTGCTGCTCCAGAAGGGTGGCCAGGTGGCCCAGGCGGGGACGCCCGCGGAACTCGTCGCCAACCCCGCCAACGACTTCGTCGCCTCCTTCCTGGGCCTGGACCGCGGGGAGCTGGACCTGCACCTGCAGGAGGGACCGCACGGGACCCTGGTGGTGGACTCACTGGGACGCCCCGCCGGACGGTTGGCGCCCTCGGGAGCCTCTGTCCCCGGCAGCGGGGGCCGCGGATGA